From Ficedula albicollis isolate OC2 chromosome 5, FicAlb1.5, whole genome shotgun sequence, one genomic window encodes:
- the PPM1A gene encoding protein phosphatase 1A isoform X2 — translation MGAFLDKPKMEKHNAQGQGNGLRYGLSSMQGWRVEMEDAHTAVIGLPNGLDGWSFFAVYDGHAGSQVAKYCCEHLLDHITSNQDFKGPDGPPSVESVKCGIRTGFLQIDEHMRVISEKKHGADRSGSTAVGVMISPQHTYFINCGDSRGLLCRNRKVHFFTQDHKPSNPLEKERIQNAGGSVMIQRVNGSLAVSRALGDFDYKCVHGKGPTEQLVSPEPEVYEIERSEEDDQFIILACDGIWDVMGNEELCDFVRSRLEVTDDLEKVCNEIVDTCLYKGSRDNMSVILICFPNAPKVSPEAVKREAELDKYLESRVEEIIKKQGEGVPDLVHVMRTLATESIPNLPPGGELASKRSVIEAVYNRLNPYRNDDADSASTDDMW, via the exons ATGGGAGCATTTTTAGACAAGCCAAAGATGGAGAAGCATAATGCCCAGGGGCAGGGGAACGGGCTGCGTTACGGTCTGAGCAGTATGCAAGGCTGGCGTGTGGAAATGGAGGACGCACACACGGCTGTGATCGGTTTGCCAAATGGACTTGATGGATGGTCCTTTTTTGCTGTCTATGATGGGCACGCTGGATCACAGGTTGCCAAGTACTGCTGTGAGCATTTATTAGATCACATCACGAGCAACCAGGATTTTAAAGGGCCAGATGGGCCACCATCTGTGGAAAGCGTAAAGTGCGGCATCAGAACAGGTTTTCTGCAAATTGATGAACACATGAGAGTCATCTCCGAGAAGAAGCATGGTGCAGACAGAAGTGGGTCAACAGCTGTGGGTGTCATGATTTCTCCCCAACACACGTACTTCATCAACTGTGGAGACTCGAGAGGTTTGCTCTGTCGAAACAGGAAGGTTCACTTCTTCACACAGGATCACAAACCAAGTAACCCCCTGGAGAAGGAGCGTATACAGAATGCAGGTGGCTCTGTAATGATTCAGCGTGTGAATGGCTCCCTTGCTGTTTCAAGGGCACTTGGGGACTTTGATTATAAATGTGTCCATGGGAAAGGTCCTACAGAACAGCTGGTCTCGCCCGAGCCTGAAGTTTATGAAATTGAGAGATCAGAAGAAGATGATCAGTTCATCATCCTGGCTTGTGATGGTATCTGGGATGTTATGGGAAATGAAGAGCTGTGTGACTTTGTAAGATCCAGACTTGAAGTCACTGATGACCTTGAGAAAGTTTGCAATGAGATAGTTGACACCTGCTTGTACAAG GGAAGTCGAGACAACATGAGTGTGATATTGATCTGTTTTCCGAATGCACCAAAGGTATCACCAGAGGCGGTGAAAAGAGAGGCAGAATTGGACAAGTACCTGGAAAGCAGAGTAGAAG AGATCATAAAGAAGCAGGGTGAAGGAGTGCCAGACTTAGTCCACGTGATGCGTACGTTAGCAACTGAGAGCATCCCAAACCTCCCGCCGGGGGGGGAGTTGGCAAGCAA ACGGAGTGTGATTGAAGCTGTGTATAACAGACTGAATCCCTACAGGAATGATGATGCT gatTCTGCCTCAACTGATGATATGTGGTAA
- the PPM1A gene encoding protein phosphatase 1A isoform X1 produces the protein MGAFLDKPKMEKHNAQGQGNGLRYGLSSMQGWRVEMEDAHTAVIGLPNGLDGWSFFAVYDGHAGSQVAKYCCEHLLDHITSNQDFKGPDGPPSVESVKCGIRTGFLQIDEHMRVISEKKHGADRSGSTAVGVMISPQHTYFINCGDSRGLLCRNRKVHFFTQDHKPSNPLEKERIQNAGGSVMIQRVNGSLAVSRALGDFDYKCVHGKGPTEQLVSPEPEVYEIERSEEDDQFIILACDGIWDVMGNEELCDFVRSRLEVTDDLEKVCNEIVDTCLYKGSRDNMSVILICFPNAPKVSPEAVKREAELDKYLESRVEEIIKKQGEGVPDLVHVMRTLATESIPNLPPGGELASKRSVIEAVYNRLNPYRNDDASGLSRNCRKDGHSRL, from the exons ATGGGAGCATTTTTAGACAAGCCAAAGATGGAGAAGCATAATGCCCAGGGGCAGGGGAACGGGCTGCGTTACGGTCTGAGCAGTATGCAAGGCTGGCGTGTGGAAATGGAGGACGCACACACGGCTGTGATCGGTTTGCCAAATGGACTTGATGGATGGTCCTTTTTTGCTGTCTATGATGGGCACGCTGGATCACAGGTTGCCAAGTACTGCTGTGAGCATTTATTAGATCACATCACGAGCAACCAGGATTTTAAAGGGCCAGATGGGCCACCATCTGTGGAAAGCGTAAAGTGCGGCATCAGAACAGGTTTTCTGCAAATTGATGAACACATGAGAGTCATCTCCGAGAAGAAGCATGGTGCAGACAGAAGTGGGTCAACAGCTGTGGGTGTCATGATTTCTCCCCAACACACGTACTTCATCAACTGTGGAGACTCGAGAGGTTTGCTCTGTCGAAACAGGAAGGTTCACTTCTTCACACAGGATCACAAACCAAGTAACCCCCTGGAGAAGGAGCGTATACAGAATGCAGGTGGCTCTGTAATGATTCAGCGTGTGAATGGCTCCCTTGCTGTTTCAAGGGCACTTGGGGACTTTGATTATAAATGTGTCCATGGGAAAGGTCCTACAGAACAGCTGGTCTCGCCCGAGCCTGAAGTTTATGAAATTGAGAGATCAGAAGAAGATGATCAGTTCATCATCCTGGCTTGTGATGGTATCTGGGATGTTATGGGAAATGAAGAGCTGTGTGACTTTGTAAGATCCAGACTTGAAGTCACTGATGACCTTGAGAAAGTTTGCAATGAGATAGTTGACACCTGCTTGTACAAG GGAAGTCGAGACAACATGAGTGTGATATTGATCTGTTTTCCGAATGCACCAAAGGTATCACCAGAGGCGGTGAAAAGAGAGGCAGAATTGGACAAGTACCTGGAAAGCAGAGTAGAAG AGATCATAAAGAAGCAGGGTGAAGGAGTGCCAGACTTAGTCCACGTGATGCGTACGTTAGCAACTGAGAGCATCCCAAACCTCCCGCCGGGGGGGGAGTTGGCAAGCAA ACGGAGTGTGATTGAAGCTGTGTATAACAGACTGAATCCCTACAGGAATGATGATGCT TCTGGATTATCCAGAAACTGCCGCAAGGATGGGCACTCCAGACTTTAA
- the PPM1A gene encoding protein phosphatase 1A isoform X3, which produces MGAFLDKPKMEKHNAQGQGNGLRYGLSSMQGWRVEMEDAHTAVIGLPNGLDGWSFFAVYDGHAGSQVAKYCCEHLLDHITSNQDFKGPDGPPSVESVKCGIRTGFLQIDEHMRVISEKKHGADRSGSTAVGVMISPQHTYFINCGDSRGLLCRNRKVHFFTQDHKPSNPLEKERIQNAGGSVMIQRVNGSLAVSRALGDFDYKCVHGKGPTEQLVSPEPEVYEIERSEEDDQFIILACDGIWDVMGNEELCDFVRSRLEVTDDLEKVCNEIVDTCLYKGSRDNMSVILICFPNAPKVSPEAVKREAELDKYLESRVEDGV; this is translated from the exons ATGGGAGCATTTTTAGACAAGCCAAAGATGGAGAAGCATAATGCCCAGGGGCAGGGGAACGGGCTGCGTTACGGTCTGAGCAGTATGCAAGGCTGGCGTGTGGAAATGGAGGACGCACACACGGCTGTGATCGGTTTGCCAAATGGACTTGATGGATGGTCCTTTTTTGCTGTCTATGATGGGCACGCTGGATCACAGGTTGCCAAGTACTGCTGTGAGCATTTATTAGATCACATCACGAGCAACCAGGATTTTAAAGGGCCAGATGGGCCACCATCTGTGGAAAGCGTAAAGTGCGGCATCAGAACAGGTTTTCTGCAAATTGATGAACACATGAGAGTCATCTCCGAGAAGAAGCATGGTGCAGACAGAAGTGGGTCAACAGCTGTGGGTGTCATGATTTCTCCCCAACACACGTACTTCATCAACTGTGGAGACTCGAGAGGTTTGCTCTGTCGAAACAGGAAGGTTCACTTCTTCACACAGGATCACAAACCAAGTAACCCCCTGGAGAAGGAGCGTATACAGAATGCAGGTGGCTCTGTAATGATTCAGCGTGTGAATGGCTCCCTTGCTGTTTCAAGGGCACTTGGGGACTTTGATTATAAATGTGTCCATGGGAAAGGTCCTACAGAACAGCTGGTCTCGCCCGAGCCTGAAGTTTATGAAATTGAGAGATCAGAAGAAGATGATCAGTTCATCATCCTGGCTTGTGATGGTATCTGGGATGTTATGGGAAATGAAGAGCTGTGTGACTTTGTAAGATCCAGACTTGAAGTCACTGATGACCTTGAGAAAGTTTGCAATGAGATAGTTGACACCTGCTTGTACAAG GGAAGTCGAGACAACATGAGTGTGATATTGATCTGTTTTCCGAATGCACCAAAGGTATCACCAGAGGCGGTGAAAAGAGAGGCAGAATTGGACAAGTACCTGGAAAGCAGAGTAGAAG ACGGAGTGTGA